In Agrobacterium sp. RAC06, a single window of DNA contains:
- the puuE gene encoding allantoinase PuuE gives MTTAPYPRDLIGYGRDIPDPKWPGDARIAVQFVVNYEEGGESCILDGDPASENLLSEIVGAQPWPGQRNLNMESIYEYGSRAGFWRLWRMFTERKVPVTVYGVTLAMARNPEAVAAMKEADWEIASHGYRWLEYKDFPEDVEREHIREAVRLHKELTGSHPLGMYQGKPSDNTLRLVMEEGGFTYSSDNYSDDLPFWVPDLEGKPFLIIPYTLETNDMRFATPQGFNTGDQFFTYLKDAFDVLYEEGKNGSPKMMSVGLHCRLVGRPGRAAALARFIDYVTSHEKVWVPKRIEIAEHWHKHHKPAW, from the coding sequence ATGACGACTGCTCCTTATCCCCGCGACCTGATAGGCTATGGCCGCGACATTCCCGATCCGAAATGGCCCGGCGATGCGCGGATCGCGGTGCAGTTCGTGGTGAATTACGAGGAGGGTGGCGAGAGCTGTATTCTCGATGGCGACCCGGCGTCTGAAAATCTCCTGTCGGAAATCGTCGGCGCCCAGCCTTGGCCCGGCCAGCGCAATCTCAACATGGAGTCGATCTACGAATACGGCTCGCGCGCCGGCTTCTGGCGGCTTTGGCGGATGTTCACCGAGCGGAAAGTGCCCGTCACCGTCTATGGCGTCACGCTCGCCATGGCGCGCAACCCGGAAGCGGTTGCCGCGATGAAGGAAGCCGACTGGGAGATCGCCAGCCACGGCTATCGCTGGCTCGAATACAAGGATTTCCCAGAAGACGTCGAGCGCGAGCATATCCGCGAGGCGGTTCGCCTGCACAAGGAACTGACCGGCTCGCATCCGCTCGGCATGTATCAGGGCAAGCCTTCTGACAACACGCTGCGCCTCGTGATGGAGGAAGGCGGCTTCACGTACTCCTCCGACAATTATTCCGACGACCTCCCGTTCTGGGTGCCGGATCTCGAAGGCAAGCCCTTCCTGATCATTCCCTATACGCTCGAGACCAATGACATGCGTTTCGCCACGCCGCAGGGCTTCAACACCGGCGACCAGTTCTTCACCTATCTGAAAGACGCCTTCGACGTGCTCTACGAGGAGGGAAAGAACGGCAGCCCGAAAATGATGTCCGTCGGCCTCCACTGCCGCCTCGTCGGTCGTCCGGGGCGCGCGGCGGCCTTGGCGCGGTTCATCGACTATGTGACGAGCCATGAGAAGGTCTGGGTGCCGAAGCGCATTGAGATTGCAGAGCACTGGCACAAGCATCACAAGCCGGCGTGGTGA
- a CDS encoding LysR substrate-binding domain-containing protein — protein MKLPPPPTLRAFEAAARRESFLQAATELGMTAAAVSQHVKALEDWLGLALFERRSRGVRLTADGRELGAACSEGLGHIARAAERLTARKSMARASLACMPSVVTHWLGPRLPRFRAAHPEIQVSIVYPLGSLTPDEAGADLLIGHGTRPPGRADRILDAATRPTCAPAYLERHGPISTPADLLKQDLLHDATEAAWQSWLAARRIEGPTLAGPLYADFNLLVSSVLSGLGIGLCPTALITDHLAAGTLKVLFDEAADEDKAYWLLSGGDLSEPAAILRDWLLAEAASSASIA, from the coding sequence ATGAAACTGCCACCACCCCCCACACTCCGCGCCTTCGAGGCCGCGGCTCGCCGCGAAAGCTTCCTGCAGGCCGCAACCGAACTCGGCATGACGGCAGCCGCCGTCAGCCAGCATGTGAAGGCGCTGGAGGATTGGCTGGGTCTCGCCCTCTTCGAACGCCGCTCGCGCGGCGTGCGCCTCACCGCCGACGGCCGCGAACTCGGCGCTGCCTGCTCGGAAGGCCTCGGCCACATCGCCCGCGCCGCAGAAAGACTGACCGCCCGCAAGTCCATGGCCCGCGCGAGCCTCGCCTGCATGCCTTCGGTCGTCACCCACTGGCTCGGCCCCCGCCTGCCCCGTTTCCGCGCAGCGCATCCCGAAATCCAGGTCTCGATCGTCTATCCTTTGGGGTCATTGACCCCGGATGAAGCCGGCGCAGACCTGCTGATCGGACACGGGACCCGCCCGCCGGGTCGGGCGGACCGCATCCTGGACGCCGCCACCCGGCCCACCTGTGCGCCCGCTTATCTGGAGCGGCACGGGCCGATCTCAACACCCGCTGACCTCCTGAAACAGGACCTGCTGCACGACGCGACCGAGGCCGCCTGGCAATCCTGGCTGGCGGCACGCAGGATCGAGGGCCCGACACTCGCAGGACCGCTCTATGCCGATTTCAACCTGCTGGTCAGTTCGGTGCTGTCAGGCCTTGGCATCGGCCTTTGCCCGACCGCCCTCATCACCGACCATCTGGCAGCGGGCACCTTGAAAGTGCTGTTCGATGAAGCCGCCGACGAGGACAAGGCCTATTGGCTGCTGTCAGGCGGGGATCTGTCCGAGCCAGCCGCGATCTTGCGGGATTGGTTGCTGGCGGAAGCCGCGAGTTCGGCTTCGATCGCCTGA
- a CDS encoding urea carboxylase-associated family protein has translation MSAFNANVPVPADAAARRAVKPVVCYPVESLVAPDMSILERARATMEKVGEVIVEPREGNTFEVPKGHFFRIVSVEGPQVGDLNLWNANDLSERFFSGKTRALHATHVTTGNRLWSNLPSLRPMATISHDTLGWYGFDEFGGGVHDVIGTRCDPYTNRLLSGGDYHHCCHSNLCRALAHHTGADIKVVEPHVHDVLNVFMCTGFTRDTQQYFMKASPVRPGDFLEMFAEIDLLGALSACPGGDCSTSHSSDVAKCYPLKVEIYRPDMALLADWPFPERNGYQLQV, from the coding sequence ATGTCCGCCTTTAACGCCAACGTCCCCGTTCCCGCCGATGCGGCTGCCCGCCGCGCCGTGAAGCCTGTCGTCTGCTATCCGGTCGAGTCGCTTGTCGCACCCGATATGAGCATTCTGGAGCGGGCGCGGGCGACGATGGAGAAGGTTGGCGAGGTGATCGTTGAGCCGCGCGAGGGCAACACGTTCGAGGTGCCGAAGGGGCATTTCTTCCGCATCGTCAGCGTCGAGGGACCGCAAGTCGGCGATCTCAACCTGTGGAACGCCAACGATCTTTCCGAGCGCTTCTTTTCCGGCAAGACGCGGGCGCTGCATGCGACGCATGTGACGACCGGCAACCGTCTCTGGAGCAATCTGCCGTCGCTGCGGCCCATGGCCACGATCAGCCATGATACGCTCGGCTGGTACGGATTCGACGAATTCGGTGGCGGCGTGCATGACGTGATCGGCACGCGTTGCGATCCCTATACCAACCGGCTGCTCTCAGGCGGCGACTACCATCATTGCTGCCATTCCAACCTCTGCCGGGCGCTGGCGCATCACACGGGTGCTGACATCAAGGTGGTCGAGCCGCATGTGCATGATGTGTTGAACGTCTTCATGTGCACCGGTTTCACCCGCGATACGCAGCAGTATTTCATGAAGGCAAGCCCCGTCCGTCCGGGTGATTTTCTCGAAATGTTTGCGGAGATCGATCTGCTCGGCGCACTCTCGGCCTGCCCGGGCGGCGATTGTAGTACCAGCCATTCGAGCGATGTGGCCAAGTGTTATCCGCTGAAGGTGGAGATTTACAGGCCGGATATGGCGCTTCTCGCCGACTGGCCGTTTCCGGAGCGGAATGGGTATCAGTTGCAGGTTTGA
- a CDS encoding NAD(P)-dependent alcohol dehydrogenase has product MPIAKGYAATDTSKPLVPFTFERREPNADDVVIEIKFSGICHSDIHQARNEWGNSTFPMVPGHEIAGIVTSVGSSVSKYKVGDRVGVGCFVNSCLHCERDLYREQYMPGLVGTYNSTEVDGVTPTQGGYADSIVVQEDYVLSIPENIPLDKAAPLLCAGITLYSPLSHWKAGPGKKVAVIGMGGLGHMGVKIGAAMGADVTVLSQSLSKKEDGLAFGAKEYYATSDPETFKTLAGAFDLILCTVSAEIDWNAYLNLLKVDGTMVLLGVPENPVPVHAFALIAGRRSLAGSMIGSIKETQEMLDFCGKHDITPEIEIIDIAQVNEAYERVIKSDVRYRFVIDMATLDKD; this is encoded by the coding sequence ATGCCGATTGCCAAAGGCTATGCCGCAACGGATACCTCCAAGCCATTGGTTCCCTTCACCTTCGAGCGTCGCGAACCGAACGCGGACGACGTGGTGATAGAGATCAAGTTCTCCGGCATCTGCCATTCCGACATCCACCAGGCCCGCAACGAATGGGGCAACTCGACCTTCCCCATGGTCCCCGGCCACGAGATCGCCGGCATCGTGACATCAGTCGGCTCGAGCGTTTCGAAATACAAGGTCGGCGACCGCGTCGGCGTCGGCTGCTTCGTCAATTCCTGCCTGCATTGCGAACGCGACCTCTACCGCGAACAGTATATGCCCGGCCTCGTCGGCACCTATAACTCCACGGAAGTCGACGGCGTGACCCCGACGCAGGGCGGCTATGCCGATTCCATCGTCGTGCAGGAAGACTATGTTCTCTCCATCCCCGAGAACATCCCGCTCGACAAGGCAGCCCCGCTGCTCTGCGCCGGCATCACGCTCTATTCGCCGCTCAGCCACTGGAAGGCTGGCCCCGGCAAGAAGGTCGCCGTCATCGGCATGGGCGGTCTCGGCCACATGGGCGTCAAGATCGGCGCCGCCATGGGTGCAGACGTCACCGTGCTCAGCCAGAGCCTGTCGAAGAAGGAAGACGGCCTCGCCTTCGGCGCCAAGGAATACTATGCCACCTCGGATCCGGAGACCTTCAAGACGCTCGCCGGCGCCTTCGACCTGATCCTCTGCACCGTCAGCGCCGAGATCGACTGGAACGCCTACCTGAACCTTCTGAAGGTCGACGGCACCATGGTCCTGCTCGGCGTGCCGGAAAACCCGGTTCCCGTGCATGCCTTCGCCCTGATCGCCGGCCGTCGCTCGCTCGCCGGCTCGATGATCGGTTCGATCAAGGAGACCCAGGAAATGCTGGACTTCTGCGGCAAGCACGACATCACCCCGGAGATCGAGATCATCGACATCGCCCAGGTGAATGAAGCCTATGAGCGCGTCATCAAGAGCGACGTACGCTACCGCTTCGTCATCGACATGGCGACGCTCGACAAGGACTGA